The following nucleotide sequence is from Kineobactrum salinum.
AATGGCACTTGCTTTAGCTCACCCGGTGACAGGTCGGCGTCCTGGGAGGGTGCTTTCGAGACCGTTTGCAGCATGGATGCTGCAACCGAGCCCCCATGGAGGGGTTCACGGCGTGTCTCGAAAGCACCCTCCCAGGATGCCGACCGGGCTACGAAGTCCCAAAACCCTGAACCAAGCGCCATTTATGTCTGACCCCGATTATTCCGCCGGCATTGCCTCCGAGCCCTATGGGGGCGCCCCGGTCGTGGACCAGCAGGACGACTATCCCGAGGCGATGGCCGGCCGGGGTTATGACCGGGACATGGCGCGGATCAAGATGCAGCCTCATTCTATCGAGGCAGAACAGTCCGTGCTGGGAGGCCTGCTGCTGTCTGCCGATGGCTGGGATTCAGTGGCGGAAGCGGTAACCGCCCAGGACTTCTACCGCCCCGATCACCGGCTAATATTCCGCCAGATCGCCAAATTGGCGGAGGCAGCGGAGCCGGTCGATGTGATTACCGTCGCCGACAAGCTCACTGCCAATGGCGAGCTGGACGCGGCTGGCGGCCTTGCCTATCTTGCCGAGCTCGCCAGCAACACACCCAGTGCTTCGAATATTCGTGCCTATGCCCAGGTGGTCAGCGAGCGCGCCAGCCTGCGCAAGCTGATCGAGGCGGCCCAGGAGATTGCCGAGAGTGGTTTTCATCCCGGTGGGCGCAGTTCGGACGAGCTGATCGATGAGGCCGAGCGCCTGATCATGCAGATTTCGGAGCACGGCCCCAAGGCCGGCGGTCCGCAGGAGGTCAATCCGCTGCTGCAGTCGGCGCTGGACCGGATCGAGGAGCTGTTCAATTCAGGCGCCGATATTACCGGCCTCAGTACCGGCTTCAAGGATCTCAACGGCATGACTTCCGGCCTGCAGCCCGCCGACCTGGTGATCGTCGCCGGCCGTCCTTCTATGGGCAAGACCAGTTTTGCGATGAACCTGGTGGAAAACGCGGTCTTGAGCCAGAACCGGCCCATCCTGGTGTTCAGCATGGAAATGCCGGCACAGCAGCTGATCATCCGGATGCTGTCATCGGTGGGCCGCATCGACCAGACCCGGATCCGCAACGGCAAGCTGGAGCAGGAGGACTGGCCCAAGCTCAGTACCGCGGTATCCAAGCTCAAGGACATGCCGCTGTTCATCGACGATACCCCATCGCTGACGCCCACCGAGGTGCGCAGCCGTGCCCGCCGGGTGGCGCGGGAGCACGGCCAGCTGGGCATGATCATGGTCGACTATATCCAACTGATGCAGATTGCAGGATCCTCCGAGGGCCGCACGGCAGAGATCTCCGAGATCTCCCGCAGCTTGAAGGCCATCGCCAAGGAGTTCGATTGTCCCATGGTGGCGCTGTCCCAGCTCAACCGCTCGCTGGAGCAGCGGCCCAATAAGCGTCCGGTCAACTCCGACCTGCGTGAATCCGGTGCCATCGAGCAGGACGCCGATGTGATCATGTTCATCTACCGGGACGAGGTCTACAACGAGGATACGCCCGACAAGGGTACCGCCGAGATTATCATCGGCAAACAGCGCAATGGTCCCATCGGCGTCTGCCGGCTCGCGTTTATCGGCCAGTTTACCCGCTTTGAGAACCTCGCCCGCGGCAATTACGAAGAACACTGACACCGCCGCTCGGGGCAGTGCGGTATCTTGCAGTCGCTCAGCCGCTCAGCCGCTCAGCCGCTCAGCCGCGTGTCGAGCACTGCTGCCCGCCGTCGTTCTATTCGGTCCGCGGGCTGAAACCCACCTCCGCCAGCATGGCCTGATAGCGCGGGTCGCCGTGCAGCGGCATCAGCAACCGGTCCACTCTCAGATCGGTGATGCCCGGATCGCGATAGGTCAGTGCCCGCTCCAGCCAGGCAAATGCCTGCTCGGTGTCGCCCAGCCGCAGATGAACCTCGGCAATCTGGTAGGGCTGGTTTCGGCGTGGTCGCGTTCCATTTCGGCCAGCGCGGCGAGCGCTGTCTGCCGGTCCCCCTGCGCTGCGGCCACCAGCGCGCTGGCCATCAGGCTCAGCAGTGGATGGCTTTCGACCCGGCTCGCCGCGGCGGCGACATCGTTTCGTTCCAGGTCGATCTGTACCCGCAGCAACCCGGCGCGCGGATAGTCGGGCACCAGGGCTTCGACCCGCTCCAGCGCCTGCTCGGCGCCCTCAAAGTCCGCCGCCGCGTAGCGGAAATAGGCCAGGTTGTAGAAGCTGCTGGCCCGCAGCGGGTCGCGCTCCACTGCCATCTCCGCCAGCAAGACTGCACGTTCCAGCTGGGCCAGATGGTAGTGCAGGGCAGCGTTGGCGCTGATCGTGAACGCATCGCCGGGGTTCAGCTCCAGTGCCCGTGACAGCGAATCCCTGGCGCCGTCCCAGTCCCAGTCGTGGTACAGCCGGATCCAACCCAGCACGAGATGCGCCTCGCCGAGTTCTGGTGCCTGGGCGATTGCGCGTTCGGCCTCCACGCGCGCCTGCTCATAGGCAGTCGAGGGCCGGACAAAGCCAAAATCCGCCATCCGTGCCCACACTCCGGCCAATGCCGCCCGGGCGGTGGCCAGGTCCGAGCCCTGTTCCAGCGCTGTCTCCAGATACTGGCGCGCCTGCTGCAGCCCCGCCTCGTCGCGGGAGGTTTCATACAGGTAGCGGCCATGCAGGTAGGCCAGGTAGGCACCGGAGTCGGCTTGGCCCTGGTTCGGGGCCAGGCGCCGGGCCTCGGTCAGCGCCACGCTCAAGTGGTCGGCAATGGCCAGCGCAATGTCCGACTGCAGAATGAAGGCATCGTCCAGCGGCCGGTCGTAGGTGTCCGCCCACAGCAAGTAGCCCGAGCGTGTGTCGGTCAGCTGGGCCTGGATCCGGACCCGTTCGCCCTCGCGGCGAATGCTGCCCTCCAGTACGGCGTCCACATTCAGTGCCTCGCGGATATCCTGCAACGCATCGCCGCGGTCGCGGAATTCAAAGGCGGAACTGCGCGCCGCAACCCGCAACTCTCGCAGCCGTGACAGGGTGGTCAGTATTTCCTGGGCCAGGCCATCGCCAAAGTAACGGTCCACCTCTTCGTTGCCCAACACCCGGAACGGCAGCACTGCAAGTGAGCCTGGCGGAGCCATTGCAGCCGGTGGAGGCGGGTTGCCGGCCTGCCAGCTCAACACGGCAGCGAGCAGCAGAGCCAGCAGCGCCGGCAGCCAGAACTTGGGCCGCCGAATGCTGGGCGCCGGGCCCGTGGCAGCCGCAGGCGGCGCCTCCTCCAGCAGCGTCACTGGCGCCAGCAGACGATAGCCCCGCTTCGGGATAGTCTCGATATACACCGGCGCTTCCCGCCGATCCCCCAGCACCCGGCGCAACTCGCCGACGGTGGCCGTGAGTGGTTCATCGGTCACCGCCGTGCGGCCCCAGATCTCGCCGAGTATGGTGTCGCGCTCGATCACTTCCCCGGGCGAGGCCGCGAGCAGACAAAGGATGTCCATGGCTTTGGGGCGCAGCCGTTCGGACTGGCCGTCACGGACGATCCGCCCTTCCAGGGGTAGTACCTCCCAGTCGCCCAGCCGGAAAACTCTCTTCAGCGTCACCTCGATCTCTCCTGCGCCGGTTGCTGCAGCGCTGGCCGCACCGGCGCCCTGGTGCCCCCACAGCGTGGACAAAATCCTACCACAACCCGATTGAGGACAAATTTCGGTTTTTCTTCGGATAAAAACCGCAGCAATTTCAGGTGCTTGGAATCGGGTTCCCAGATGATTCACCGGATCGGCAGCGCTGGTGCTGGCGATGATGCAGAGGAGATACCGGTATGAAAACAGACAAGCGATGGCAGCAAAGAGTGGTAGCACAACTGGTTGGCTGGACCCTGTTCGCCACATTGATGGCAGGTTACGGCTACAGCATTGCGCAACTCGCCGGCATCGTGAGCTGACGCCACGGCCGGTGCGACGCTGCACTCATGCCGCGCCAGCCAAAGCAACCCGCCGGGCTGGCCGCGGCTTTCACGATACGACTTTGAGCTTGAGAGAGGAACATCCGATGACTGAAATACTTGAACTGGTTGCCCTGGGCTTTATCCCGGGCTTCATGCTGCTGGATCTGCTGTACCAGGCCAGGCCCTTTGAGGCGCCGCGCTGGTACCGCCTGCGGGGCCTGCTGGTCACCGTGGCGGTATTTGGCGGCTCGGTTGCCGTCACCCTGTTCTGGGGCTCGCTGCTGCAGGGCGTGAGCCTGTTGGATGGCGCGTCGCTGGGGATATGGGGCGGCGCTGCGGTGGGAATCCTGGTCTATGAGCTGTGCCATTACTGGTATCATCGGCTGGCACACCGCTATGACGGCCTGTGGCTGGCGGCGCACCAGATGCACCACAGCGCAGAGAAGGTCGACGCCTTCGGCGCCAACTATCTGCATCCTGTGGATGTGTTTGGCTTCACCAGCGCGAGCGCGCTGGTGTTCTTCCCGCTGCTGGGCCTGCTGCCGGAAGCGGGCGCCCTCGCCGCAGTCTGGCTGGGCTTCAACGCCATGTTCCAGCACGCCAACCTCCGTACGCCGCACTGGCTGGGCTATCTGCTACAGCGTCCGGAGAGCCACATCCTGCACCACGCCCGTGGCCGGCATGAATACAACTATGCCAACCTGCCGTTGTGGGACATGATCTTCGGCACTTTCAGCAATCCGCGCGATGTCGAAGGCGTCGAGGCGGGCTTCTACAATGGCGCCTCCGCGCGCCTCCTGGACATGCTGCGCGCCCGCGATGTATCGAAACTGCCGATGGGGCGGGAGACAGGGGTCGCACCGGTGTCGCTGGACAGCGCTGCCTGAGTACAGGCCGTTAGCCGCCCGGGCCGCGTCAACGCTGCCCGGGCTTTTTTGCTGCGGCTACAGCTCGGTCTGCTGCCGCAGCGCCCGCAGCCGCGCCAGTTGTTCCCGGGGGACAGGGGCTCGGCCTGGTGCTGCTCCAGCGCGGGGGCCGTCGGCAGCTCCAGGGTCTCGCCGCGCATCACCCGGGTGCAGTATTGCTGATAGTGCTCGCGGAACACCGGCCAACTGCTGCGTTCGGGGTTGTTGGCCAGGAAGAACCAGTCGCTGTCCCGGCCCGCCAGGTAGACCGCGGGGTGGGACCAGCGCTGGGCCGATTTGGGGCTGGGCGCCTGGCAGGCCTCCCGGTAGGCGTCGTGGGGCGCGGGTAAGCCCAGCCCCTGCAGCCCCTGCTGGCAGCACTCCAGCATCCGGTGCAGGGTCGGCAGGTACTCGCTGTTCTCTATTGCATAGCGGGCGCCGCGCAGGATCTGCTCTACTGGATAGTCTGCCAGTGAATCCAGCCACAGCTTCTTGATCTGTTTGACCTGGCCCGCGTCCGGGTAGGCGGCGTAGTACTGGTTGTGATAATTGAGCCGGAACAGCGCGAAAACCTGGTTGATGGCTTCGACATGGGCTTCACTGGCGGATTTGCGGCCTTCGTCAGTCTGCCCAGGAGGTGTCGCTGAGGTCTTCCTCGAGGCTGCGATCCCTTGTCCGACCTGTTGAATGAGATCCTTGCTGTCCTTCATGGCTGTGTCCTGCCTGCTTGATACTGTGCTGTTTGGCCCAGTGAAATTTGACATGCTGGAGGAATTTGCTGTTCCAGGAGGTGTGGGCCTGGTTGCTGTCGCGCCAGTACACAATGAATTCCGGCAGCAGGGTCCGCGCGAACTGCTCGTCGATATGCGACAGCCGGAGAATGTCGAAGACGTCGGCGCTGGGCTGCCAGTCCTCGTCGATGCGCCTGGGCTCGGTGCTGTGCTCCATACTGGAGGTGTACTTGGCCCACTGGATGCGTATGTGCTGGATGAATTTCGAGTTCAGTTCCCGTGGCACGGTGCCCCGTTCGCGCCAGTAGAGAATGAATTCGGGCACGGCTTCATCGATGAAGTCCAGCTCCACGCCGCTGCGCAGCATGATCTCCACCGCGTCCCGGCTGGGGCGCCAGTGATTGTCCAACTCCTGCGTGTGCTCTATGCGGAAGGCTTCCGCTTCCAGCTGTTGCTGCCGGCGCCAGTTGCCGATCACATGCTGGCGGAACTTGTTTTCCCAGGCGTGGTGGGCCTCGCCGCGCTCGCGCCAGTAAAAGATGAAATCCTCCAGCTGGTCCAGCGTGAACTGGCGCGGTATGTTGTGGTTCAGGGCCAGCAATTGCACCATGTCCTCGCTGGGTGACCAGTTGGGAGGCAGCTGGCCGGCCCCGGGGCGGGCAGCCGGCGGGGCCGGTTGCGGTCGCTGGCTGGCGGGCCCGTACTGCCTGCGTGGCAGTTCCTGGGCGGCCTCCCGCTCGACCGCGCCAGCTTTGGGGCGGGCTTCATTGAGTGCGAACACCAGCCGGTGGTTGCCGGGACCGCCCGTGGCCGCGGCTTCGACCAGGATAACGCCCTTGTCGGCCAGGCTGCGGACAATGCGCTGCAGGTCCCCGGCATTCCAGAACGGCAGGCTGTGCAGCAACTGGTCACGTTCCACTGCCAGCCAGGCAAAGCCATCGCGATGCCTGGCTGCCCGGTGGGCAAACAGGCCTCCGAGCTGCTGTAGCAAAATGGCTTCCTCCAGGCCGATGGTTGCCGCCAGGCTGGGGGAAAAAACCAGCTGCTGTTCGGGCATGAGGGAAGAATTAGACATCGACTGACCGGTAATATTGGGCAAGTGGGTTGGCGTCGACTAGGATACCGGGCTTGCCCGGCCACTGACAGCCGGGACCGGGAAAAATTCAGCGAAAATGGGGCAGGAGATGGCCAGGAGCAAAACCGCGTTTGTCTGCAATGACTGCGGCTCGGACCATGCCAAGTGGCAGGGGCAGTGCAGCGATTGTGGCGCCTGGAACACGCTGACGGAAGTGCGGTTGGGGCCG
It contains:
- a CDS encoding winged helix-turn-helix domain-containing tetratricopeptide repeat protein; this encodes MTLKRVFRLGDWEVLPLEGRIVRDGQSERLRPKAMDILCLLAASPGEVIERDTILGEIWGRTAVTDEPLTATVGELRRVLGDRREAPVYIETIPKRGYRLLAPVTLLEEAPPAAATGPAPSIRRPKFWLPALLALLLAAVLSWQAGNPPPPAAMAPPGSLAVLPFRVLGNEEVDRYFGDGLAQEILTTLSRLRELRVAARSSAFEFRDRGDALQDIREALNVDAVLEGSIRREGERVRIQAQLTDTRSGYLLWADTYDRPLDDAFILQSDIALAIADHLSVALTEARRLAPNQGQADSGAYLAYLHGRYLYETSRDEAGLQQARQYLETALEQGSDLATARAALAGVWARMADFGFVRPSTAYEQARVEAERAIAQAPELGEAHLVLGWIRLYHDWDWDGARDSLSRALELNPGDAFTISANAALHYHLAQLERAVLLAEMAVERDPLRASSFYNLAYFRYAAADFEGAEQALERVEALVPDYPRAGLLRVQIDLERNDVAAAASRVESHPLLSLMASALVAAAQGDRQTALAALAEMERDHAETSPTRLPRFICGWATPSRHLPGWSGH
- a CDS encoding sterol desaturase family protein, coding for MTEILELVALGFIPGFMLLDLLYQARPFEAPRWYRLRGLLVTVAVFGGSVAVTLFWGSLLQGVSLLDGASLGIWGGAAVGILVYELCHYWYHRLAHRYDGLWLAAHQMHHSAEKVDAFGANYLHPVDVFGFTSASALVFFPLLGLLPEAGALAAVWLGFNAMFQHANLRTPHWLGYLLQRPESHILHHARGRHEYNYANLPLWDMIFGTFSNPRDVEGVEAGFYNGASARLLDMLRARDVSKLPMGRETGVAPVSLDSAA
- the dnaB gene encoding replicative DNA helicase — protein: MAGRGYDRDMARIKMQPHSIEAEQSVLGGLLLSADGWDSVAEAVTAQDFYRPDHRLIFRQIAKLAEAAEPVDVITVADKLTANGELDAAGGLAYLAELASNTPSASNIRAYAQVVSERASLRKLIEAAQEIAESGFHPGGRSSDELIDEAERLIMQISEHGPKAGGPQEVNPLLQSALDRIEELFNSGADITGLSTGFKDLNGMTSGLQPADLVIVAGRPSMGKTSFAMNLVENAVLSQNRPILVFSMEMPAQQLIIRMLSSVGRIDQTRIRNGKLEQEDWPKLSTAVSKLKDMPLFIDDTPSLTPTEVRSRARRVAREHGQLGMIMVDYIQLMQIAGSSEGRTAEISEISRSLKAIAKEFDCPMVALSQLNRSLEQRPNKRPVNSDLRESGAIEQDADVIMFIYRDEVYNEDTPDKGTAEIIIGKQRNGPIGVCRLAFIGQFTRFENLARGNYEEH
- a CDS encoding DnaT-like ssDNA-binding domain-containing protein, translating into MSNSSLMPEQQLVFSPSLAATIGLEEAILLQQLGGLFAHRAARHRDGFAWLAVERDQLLHSLPFWNAGDLQRIVRSLADKGVILVEAAATGGPGNHRLVFALNEARPKAGAVEREAAQELPRRQYGPASQRPQPAPPAARPGAGQLPPNWSPSEDMVQLLALNHNIPRQFTLDQLEDFIFYWRERGEAHHAWENKFRQHVIGNWRRQQQLEAEAFRIEHTQELDNHWRPSRDAVEIMLRSGVELDFIDEAVPEFILYWRERGTVPRELNSKFIQHIRIQWAKYTSSMEHSTEPRRIDEDWQPSADVFDILRLSHIDEQFARTLLPEFIVYWRDSNQAHTSWNSKFLQHVKFHWAKQHSIKQAGHSHEGQQGSHSTGRTRDRSLEEDLSDTSWAD
- a CDS encoding replication protein P, with translation MKDSKDLIQQVGQGIAASRKTSATPPGQTDEGRKSASEAHVEAINQVFALFRLNYHNQYYAAYPDAGQVKQIKKLWLDSLADYPVEQILRGARYAIENSEYLPTLHRMLECCQQGLQGLGLPAPHDAYREACQAPSPKSAQRWSHPAVYLAGRDSDWFFLANNPERSSWPVFREHYQQYCTRVMRGETLELPTAPALEQHQAEPLSPGNNWRGCGRCGSRPSCSRSKKARAALTRPGRLTACTQAALSSDTGATPVSRPIGSFDTSRARSMSRRRAEAPL